In a single window of the Dreissena polymorpha isolate Duluth1 chromosome 3, UMN_Dpol_1.0, whole genome shotgun sequence genome:
- the LOC127874148 gene encoding uncharacterized protein LOC127874148 encodes MDWMNLVWTYSLLCVVPVVLGVDGDTCRDIDTQACVLMAQRNPALCQDQVLRQTACPKFCNICPLECYHCDVSVRDYVNCNMTTICDLNQQCMLQKMHSSQDGHDEYVMGCASLQLCDGGGLTLTFGRRELQERNVEVTCCNTDRCNLPTESSTVPTTTKHIPSCVRDIVLIVEDYNEKNDHTHTGGYSTPYLVAFLKELVSSLTIGLSESLVELSLADSDVHSIWSLADHTTNDSLLTAINGIPFRHQKDNLDISGIVNYVSRDAFSIRSGDRPSVPNTVVIFVDHRARPSTSRTGQVNGVDYGAQHNVHLASGNVIIINIGPPDHSDVTKISVLATDASHVLTVADYAALSGIKETLVNLICN; translated from the exons ACTCGCTGCTTTGCGTGGTTCCCGTAGTGTTGGGTGTAGATGGCGACACATGCAGGGATATTGACACCCAGGCTTGCGTCCTTATGGCGCAACGGAACCCCGCCCTCTGTCAAGACCAGGTTCTTAGACAAACGGCATGTCCTAAATTCTGTAACATTTGCC CACTGGAGTGTTACCATTGCGATGTATCAGTTCGCGACTATGTGAATTGTAACATGACGACAATATGTGACCTTAACCAG CAATGCATGCTACAGAAGATGCATTCTTCTCAAGACGGCCACGATGAGTATGTGATGGGCTGTGCTAGCCTTCAG TTGTGTGACGGTGGTGGCCTGACGTTGACGTTTGGACGCCGAGAGCTGCAGGAGAGGAACGTGGAGGTCACATGCTGCAATACAGACAGATGCAATCTTCCAACTGAGTCAAGTACAGTGCCAACCACCACCAAACACATACCAA GTTGCGTGAGAGATATCGTACTTATTGTCGAAGACTACAACGAGAAAAACGATCACACACACACGGGTGGCTATTCGACGCCTTACTTGGTAGCCTTCCTAAAAGAACTCGTATCAAGCCTCACTATTGGCCTATCGGAAAGCCTGGTGGAACTCTCTCTTGCTGATTCGGACGTTCACAGTATTTGGTCCCTTGCAGACCACACGACCAATGACAGCCTTCTAACGGCTATAAATGGTATACCGTTTCGACACCAGAAAGACAACCTTGACATCAGCGGAATAGTCAATTACGTTTCTAGAGATGCGTTTAGCATTAGGTCAGGCGACAGGCCAAGTGTACCTAATACGGTTGTCATATTTGTTGATCACCGAGCACGACCTAGTACGTCTCGTACCGGTCAGGTCAACGGGGTAGATTATGGTGCACAGCATAATGTTCATCTGGCAAGCGGTAAtgtcattatcatcaacatcGGACCACCTGACCACAGCGACGTCACTAAAATTTCGGTGTTGGCAACGGACGCAAGTCACGTGCTCACGGTGGCGGATTATGCCGCACTGTCCGGAATCAAAGAAACGCTTGTAAATCTCATTTGTAATTGA
- the LOC127872227 gene encoding pyrokinin-1 receptor-like codes for MPKINLADMANYYELLKQLHNRTGNVSFINYTDDFVNISSFNSSQSYLFERVTRNKDVWDYLKGALGVRREPIETVSAITCVYAFIFLSGIFGNICTCVVIIKNKYMHTATNYYLFNLAVADLLLLVIGLPPETYSVWYAYPWIFGEVFCVARTMLAEMSTNASILTITAFTIERYVAICHPMIAHTMSSLKRVVRIIVGIWFLAAASSVPVTVQFKLIYAVDLLNRTIPESAYCGIKENNHIERTFEISTFLFFAFPMTLVIVLYSMIAIAIRRSELIRDGSDNAHWEGLTGVEIRAQQQARARRSVLKMLVAVVVAFFVCWAPFHAQRLMILYIPAVKWTDSLSDVHKVIYYVSGVCYFLSCTINPILYSIMSLKFRKAFKQTVLKPKCCRRKEHYSKKRSFFSYRFSHRNGYSETSFTSMDGASPARGKFNCNSDHISSGSKRVQRPSVSNSNQTDRKEREPFVQPSVCALNKIREEASESDICLNGPTDREVGHKSNNYISCEVTKVCSIENGQMGNGHKDTFICMKENDVTNKTILDTDEF; via the exons ATGCCGAAAATTAATCTTGCGGACATGGCTAACTATTATGAGTTGCTTAAGCAACTTCATAATCGGACTGGAAATGTTTCCTTTATAAACTACACTGATGACTTTGTGAACATATCATCGTTTAATTCGTCCCAGTCTTATCTCTTCGAACGGGTTACACGCAACAAAGATGTTTGGGATTACCTGAAGGGCGCTCTTGGGGTCAGAAGAGAACCAATTGAGACAGTCAGCGCAATAACGTGTGTTTATGCCTTTATATTCCTATCCGGTATCTTTGGAAATATATGCACGTGCGTAGTGATAATTAAAAACAAGTACATGCACACGGCGACGAATTACTATCTTTTTAATTTGGCAGTTGCCGATTTGTTGTTGTTAGTCATCGGTCTTCCACCGGAGACCTATTCTGTTTGGTACGCATATCCTTGGATATTTGGTGAGGTTTTCTGCGTAGCGCGGACAATGCTTGCAGAAATGTCCACCAATGCCAGCATTCTAACGATCACAGCATTTACAATAGAAAG ATATGTGGCCATATGCCATCCGATGATAGCGCACACGATGTCCAGTCTTAAGAGAGTCGTCCGCATTATCGTGGGTATTTGGTTCCTGGCGGCCGCCAGTTCGGTCCCGGTCACGGTCCAGTTCAAGCTAATCTACGCGGTGGACCTTCTGAATCGCACTATACCCGAGTCAGCCTATTGCGGCATCAAAGAGAACAACCACATCGAACGGACATTTGAAATCTCCACATTCCTTTTCTTCGCGTTCCCGATGACTCTCGTGATAGTGCTGTACTCCATGATAGCGATCGCCATCCGGAGGTCGGAACTCATTCGGGACGGTTCGGACAACGCGCATTGGGAGGGATTGACAGGCGTTGAAATAAGAGCGCAGCAACAGGCGCGTGCAAGGCGTTCCGTGCTAAAAATGCTCG TTGCTGTGGTGGTAGCATTTTTCGTTTGTTGGGCGCCATTCCACGCTCAACGTCTTATGATACTGTATATTCCCGCAGTGAAATGGACCGATAGCCTTTCAGACGTCCACAAGGTGATCTACTACGTCTCTGGCGTGTGTTATTTCTTAAGCTGTACGATAAACCCGATACTTTATAGCATAATGTCGCTGAAGTTTAGAAAAGCGTTCAAACAGACAGTCCTCAAGCCGAAATGTTGTAGGCGGAAAGAGCACTATTCTAAGAAACGGTCCTTTTTCTCGTATCGTTTTTCACACAGGAACGGCTACTCTGAAACAAGTTTTACTTCAATGGACGGGGCTTCTCCGGCCAGAGGCAAATTTAACTGCAACTCTGACCATATCTCATCAGGGAGCAAACGCGTTCAGAGGCCATCGGTTTCCAATAGCAACCAAACTGACCGCAAAGAGAGGGAACCGTTTGTTCAACCTTCTGTTTGCGCGCTTAACAAAATCAGAGAAGAAGCAAGCGAATCAGATATTTGTTTAAATGGTCCAACTGACCGTGAAGTAGGTCACAAAAGCAATAACTACATTTCGTGCGAAGTCACAAAGGTTTGTTCTATTGAAAATGGCCAGATGGGAAATGGTCATAAAGACACGTTCATTTGTATGAAGGAAAATGACGTGACAAACAAAACCATATTGGACACGGACGAGTTTTGA